From the genome of Microtus pennsylvanicus isolate mMicPen1 chromosome 20, mMicPen1.hap1, whole genome shotgun sequence, one region includes:
- the Slc25a3 gene encoding solute carrier family 25 member 3 isoform X1: MFSSVAHLARANPFNAPHLQLVHDGPSGPRSPQGPTRRSRHLAAAAVEEQYSCEYGSGRFFILCGVGGIISCGTTHTALVPLDLVKCRMQVDPQKYKGIFNGFSVTLKEDGVRGLAKGWAPTFIGYSMQGLCKFGFYEVFKALYSNMLGEENTYLWRTSLYLAASASAEFFADIALAPMEAAKVRIQTQPGYANTLREAVPKMYKEEGLNAFYKGVAPLWMRQIPYTMMKFACFERTVEALYKFVVPKPRSECTKAEQLVVTFVAGYIAGVFCAIVSHPADSVVSVLNKEKGSTASQVLQRLGFRGVWKGLFARIIMIGTLTALQWFIYDSVKVYFRLPRPPPPEMPESLKKKLGLTE; encoded by the exons ATGTTCTCGTCCGTGGCGCACCTGGCCCGGGCGAACCCCTTCAACGCGCCGCACCTGCAACTGGTGCACGATGGCCCCTCGGGTCCCCGCAGCCCCCAGGGCCCGACCCGGCGTTCCCGCCACCTGGCCGCCGCCGCCGTGGAAG AGCAGTATAGCTGTGAATATGGATCTGGCAGATTCTTTATCCTCTGTGGAGTTGGAGGAATAATTAGCTGTGGCACAACACATACTGCATTGGTTCCTCTAGATCTGGTTAAATGCAGAATGCAG GTGGACCCTCAGAAGTACAAGGGCATATTTAATGGCTTCTCCGTCACCCTGAAAGAAGATGGTGTTCGTGGTTTGGCGAAAGGATGGGCCCCGACTTTTATCGGCTATTCCATGCAAGGGCTCTGCAAGTTCGGGTTTTACGAAGTCTTCAAAGCCTTGTACAGCAACATGCTTGGTGAG GAAAACACCTATCTGTGGCGCACATCACTATATTTAGCTGCTTCTGCCAGCGCTGAATTCTTTGCTGACATTGCCCTGGCTCCTATGGAAGCTGCTAAAGTTCGGATCCAAACCCAGCCTGGCTATGCCAACACATTGAGGGAGGCTGTtcccaaaatgtataaagaagaaGGCTTGAATGC GTTCTACAAAGGTGTGGCTCCTCTGTGGATGAGACAGATCCCATACACCATGATGAAGTTCGCCTGCTTTGAACGTACTGTTGAAGCATTGTACAAATTTGTGGTTCCTAAGCCCCGAAGTGAATGTACAAAGGCGGAGCAGCTGGTTGTGACATTTGTGGCAGGTTATATAG CTGGAGTCTTCTGTGCAATTGTTTCTCACCCTGCTGATTCTGTGGTCTCTGTGCTGAATAAAGAGAAGGGGAGCACGGCTTCCCAGGTCCTGCAGAGACTGGGCTTCAGAG GCGTGTGGAAGGGCCTCTTCGCCCGAATCATCATGATTGGCACTCTGACTGCACTGCAGTGGTTCATCTACGACTCCGTCAAGGTCTACTTCAGGCTCCCTCGCCCTCCTCCACCTGAGATGCCAGAGTCTCTGAAGAAGAAGCTTGGGTTAACTGAGTAG
- the Slc25a3 gene encoding solute carrier family 25 member 3 isoform X2 — MFSSVAHLARANPFNAPHLQLVHDGPSGPRSPQGPTRRSRHLAAAAVEEYSCEFGSMKYYALCGFGGVLSCGLTHTAVVPLDLVKCRMQVDPQKYKGIFNGFSVTLKEDGVRGLAKGWAPTFIGYSMQGLCKFGFYEVFKALYSNMLGEENTYLWRTSLYLAASASAEFFADIALAPMEAAKVRIQTQPGYANTLREAVPKMYKEEGLNAFYKGVAPLWMRQIPYTMMKFACFERTVEALYKFVVPKPRSECTKAEQLVVTFVAGYIAGVFCAIVSHPADSVVSVLNKEKGSTASQVLQRLGFRGVWKGLFARIIMIGTLTALQWFIYDSVKVYFRLPRPPPPEMPESLKKKLGLTE, encoded by the exons ATGTTCTCGTCCGTGGCGCACCTGGCCCGGGCGAACCCCTTCAACGCGCCGCACCTGCAACTGGTGCACGATGGCCCCTCGGGTCCCCGCAGCCCCCAGGGCCCGACCCGGCGTTCCCGCCACCTGGCCGCCGCCGCCGTGGAAG AGTACAGTTGTGAATTTGGCTCCATGAAGTATTATGCACTGTGTGGCTTTGGTGGGGTCTTAAGTTGTGGGCTGACACACACTGCTGTTGTTCCCCTGGATTTAGTAAAATGCCGCATGCAG GTGGACCCTCAGAAGTACAAGGGCATATTTAATGGCTTCTCCGTCACCCTGAAAGAAGATGGTGTTCGTGGTTTGGCGAAAGGATGGGCCCCGACTTTTATCGGCTATTCCATGCAAGGGCTCTGCAAGTTCGGGTTTTACGAAGTCTTCAAAGCCTTGTACAGCAACATGCTTGGTGAG GAAAACACCTATCTGTGGCGCACATCACTATATTTAGCTGCTTCTGCCAGCGCTGAATTCTTTGCTGACATTGCCCTGGCTCCTATGGAAGCTGCTAAAGTTCGGATCCAAACCCAGCCTGGCTATGCCAACACATTGAGGGAGGCTGTtcccaaaatgtataaagaagaaGGCTTGAATGC GTTCTACAAAGGTGTGGCTCCTCTGTGGATGAGACAGATCCCATACACCATGATGAAGTTCGCCTGCTTTGAACGTACTGTTGAAGCATTGTACAAATTTGTGGTTCCTAAGCCCCGAAGTGAATGTACAAAGGCGGAGCAGCTGGTTGTGACATTTGTGGCAGGTTATATAG CTGGAGTCTTCTGTGCAATTGTTTCTCACCCTGCTGATTCTGTGGTCTCTGTGCTGAATAAAGAGAAGGGGAGCACGGCTTCCCAGGTCCTGCAGAGACTGGGCTTCAGAG GCGTGTGGAAGGGCCTCTTCGCCCGAATCATCATGATTGGCACTCTGACTGCACTGCAGTGGTTCATCTACGACTCCGTCAAGGTCTACTTCAGGCTCCCTCGCCCTCCTCCACCTGAGATGCCAGAGTCTCTGAAGAAGAAGCTTGGGTTAACTGAGTAG